The following coding sequences are from one Granulicella arctica window:
- a CDS encoding sensor histidine kinase has protein sequence MSAVTKSILLASMTKPFVSLQDSLAGKRLLFVAQCAAGILITLLLTVSGLALHLNLSTAGLLYLLLIVYFAVRCGLWQASIISLLAVVCLNYFFAPPTFSFYIADPQNGIAIVIFEITALLVSRVSSREKTYAAEKDLQRRELEQLYAISRGALLLDLHESPERQMAELIMRQFDAKAVAIMNAKNDTLSTTGRWPFPLEPIAERVIRDLVLPDDMPPDLHQRTLVLAEEPIGALLVIGKISPLTMNSLSSLVALTLDRHRAFTSEGVAEAARQTEQLRTTVLDGLAHAFKTPLTIIRAASSGLLEIGHLDELQSQLTVLIDEQSMRLDELASRLLQTARIDGAKICLETETVSVPTLIQEVVQELHREWSERGEGRAVTPLINVVLHNQDLRIVADHDMIASTLKELLDNAAKYSRTGTPIRISASESSKELLISVHSQGPVIQLEDRERIFDRFYRCADHRYSAPGTGIGLSFARRVTEAHAGHIWVISDEQEGTTFNLSLPIHSQNGITIH, from the coding sequence ATGAGTGCGGTAACCAAGTCGATACTTCTTGCCTCAATGACGAAGCCGTTTGTCTCACTCCAAGACTCTCTCGCTGGAAAAAGACTTCTCTTTGTCGCGCAATGTGCCGCAGGCATCCTGATCACCCTGCTGCTTACAGTGTCAGGATTGGCACTCCATCTCAATCTGTCGACGGCTGGTCTTCTTTACCTGCTGCTGATCGTTTATTTCGCGGTACGTTGCGGACTCTGGCAAGCATCCATCATTTCCCTGCTCGCCGTAGTATGCCTGAACTACTTTTTCGCTCCGCCAACTTTCAGTTTTTATATAGCTGATCCTCAGAACGGAATTGCTATTGTCATCTTTGAGATAACCGCGCTTTTGGTCAGTCGCGTCTCATCGCGCGAAAAAACATACGCCGCTGAAAAAGACCTACAGCGACGCGAACTGGAGCAACTGTACGCCATCAGCCGTGGCGCATTACTCCTCGATCTACATGAATCACCAGAGCGTCAGATGGCAGAGCTGATCATGCGACAGTTTGACGCGAAAGCTGTCGCTATCATGAATGCAAAGAACGACACGCTGAGCACAACTGGACGGTGGCCCTTTCCCCTTGAACCCATCGCCGAACGAGTTATCAGAGATCTCGTACTCCCGGATGACATGCCCCCTGATCTGCACCAAAGAACGTTGGTGCTTGCGGAAGAGCCCATTGGAGCTCTCCTCGTGATAGGGAAAATCAGCCCCCTGACGATGAATTCGTTGTCATCGCTCGTCGCGCTTACCTTAGACCGCCACCGCGCTTTTACAAGCGAAGGAGTTGCAGAAGCTGCGCGCCAAACCGAACAACTTCGCACTACCGTCCTTGACGGACTAGCGCATGCCTTCAAAACTCCGCTCACGATTATTCGAGCTGCAAGCTCTGGCCTGCTCGAGATAGGACATCTCGATGAGCTTCAAAGTCAGCTTACGGTATTGATCGACGAGCAGTCCATGCGATTGGATGAGTTGGCATCCCGCTTACTTCAGACGGCGAGAATAGATGGAGCAAAGATCTGCCTGGAGACAGAGACAGTCTCCGTTCCAACACTGATTCAAGAGGTTGTTCAGGAGCTTCATCGCGAATGGTCAGAGCGCGGCGAGGGACGAGCTGTAACTCCATTAATCAATGTCGTGCTCCACAATCAGGATCTCCGCATTGTCGCCGACCATGACATGATCGCCTCCACGCTAAAGGAACTTTTGGACAATGCTGCCAAATACTCCAGGACTGGAACCCCAATACGTATCTCTGCTTCGGAGAGTAGCAAGGAGTTACTCATCTCCGTTCACAGCCAGGGTCCAGTTATTCAACTTGAAGATCGCGAACGTATCTTCGACCGCTTCTATCGTTGTGCGGACCATAGATACTCTGCCCCGGGAACTGGCATCGGCTTATCCTTCGCACGCAGAGTAACGGAAGCCCATGCCGGACATATCTGGGTAATTAGCGACGAGCAGGAAGGTACTACTTTCAACTTGTCCTTGCCAATACATAGTCAAAACGGAATAACCATACATTAG
- a CDS encoding TonB-dependent receptor codes for MLHGTVVREDGISPIGVQLKLSGADGNALQLLIADSGGHFEAFALTPGRYEVTPMQGGLERGNGATVEITPGGDVLAEVTLQTASMAAATAPAAPLDNGFFHRLGRAYAADWAGNGPGTLTKEPRRGTPAPLYSPPYPATDWPIGGTPTIGVPDGQTYPLMQAINENKTREKWYGWIEVGANGSTNNKSNASKGIASNFPSAYDEYANTVQLDQAALYYERIPNTAQNDHFDWGWRLTALYGVDYRFTTAKGMLSQQLLLKNSQYGFDPVMAYIDLYIPHVGEGMNIRIGRYISLPDIEAQLAPNNYTYSHSILYTFDCYTQTGVNVTIKASNHWTVQGGISPGCDVMPWTTDAKLTGNLCATYTWSNGGDALNTCANSLNDGKYAYNNLSAYYETYYHRINASWHTDTEFWYQYMKAVPNMYWFNGTDPNTGIQYAPTAATPWPEATFQRAGQGAVNLNFGAVCQDPRLSASQQSARCYAPELAITNYVEHNFWHNEASLNIRNEYVDDIKGQRTGTPAKYEEHMVGFDFWAGSTITFRPELSYTRAFTKYGVSALNIAPGASIANLEGVSQGGAANPLGLGKNQALTLAADLIWHF; via the coding sequence ATGCTCCACGGAACAGTCGTTCGCGAGGACGGTATCTCGCCAATCGGAGTTCAACTAAAGCTGAGTGGTGCAGACGGAAATGCGCTACAGCTTCTTATAGCGGATTCCGGTGGTCACTTTGAGGCATTTGCACTCACTCCAGGACGTTACGAAGTGACGCCTATGCAAGGTGGTCTGGAACGCGGGAACGGTGCTACTGTCGAGATTACTCCGGGAGGTGATGTGCTCGCTGAGGTAACTCTCCAGACCGCTTCAATGGCGGCAGCTACAGCACCAGCTGCGCCTCTGGATAATGGCTTCTTTCATCGACTGGGACGGGCCTATGCGGCGGACTGGGCTGGCAATGGTCCTGGAACTCTCACGAAGGAGCCGCGCCGTGGAACCCCAGCGCCTCTCTATTCGCCTCCGTACCCAGCTACAGATTGGCCGATTGGCGGTACCCCGACCATTGGTGTTCCAGATGGGCAGACCTACCCTTTGATGCAGGCTATCAACGAAAACAAGACTCGCGAAAAATGGTATGGATGGATCGAAGTAGGCGCGAATGGCTCTACCAACAATAAGTCCAATGCATCCAAAGGGATCGCGTCCAACTTTCCTTCGGCGTATGACGAATATGCGAATACGGTTCAGTTGGATCAGGCGGCGCTTTACTATGAGCGCATCCCCAATACGGCACAGAATGATCACTTCGATTGGGGATGGCGGCTTACGGCACTCTATGGTGTCGATTACCGATTTACAACAGCCAAGGGCATGCTTAGCCAGCAGCTGCTTCTCAAGAATAGTCAATACGGGTTTGACCCGGTGATGGCGTACATCGACCTCTATATTCCCCATGTCGGAGAGGGAATGAATATCCGCATTGGGCGCTATATCTCTTTGCCGGACATTGAAGCGCAGCTTGCTCCCAACAACTATACCTACTCGCACTCTATTCTCTACACGTTTGACTGCTATACGCAGACTGGTGTGAATGTGACCATTAAAGCCTCGAATCACTGGACCGTGCAGGGAGGCATCTCGCCGGGCTGCGATGTAATGCCATGGACGACGGATGCGAAGCTCACTGGCAACCTCTGCGCTACCTATACCTGGTCGAATGGTGGAGATGCTCTCAACACCTGTGCGAACAGCCTCAACGATGGGAAGTATGCATACAACAATCTCTCTGCTTACTATGAGACGTACTATCACCGTATCAATGCTAGCTGGCACACGGACACTGAGTTTTGGTATCAGTACATGAAGGCAGTGCCCAATATGTATTGGTTCAATGGGACAGATCCAAATACGGGGATACAGTATGCTCCTACGGCTGCTACGCCCTGGCCTGAAGCGACCTTTCAACGTGCCGGCCAAGGTGCGGTCAATCTGAACTTCGGCGCAGTCTGCCAGGACCCGAGATTGTCAGCATCGCAGCAGTCTGCACGATGCTACGCGCCGGAGCTAGCCATCACGAACTACGTTGAGCATAACTTCTGGCACAACGAGGCGTCCCTCAACATCCGCAACGAGTATGTGGATGATATTAAGGGCCAGCGGACAGGGACTCCGGCCAAGTATGAAGAGCATATGGTTGGATTCGACTTCTGGGCCGGTTCGACTATCACCTTCCGTCCGGAGCTTAGCTATACTCGGGCTTTCACAAAGTATGGTGTTTCGGCTCTTAATATTGCTCCTGGGGCTTCAATCGCTAATCTTGAAGGAGTCTCTCAAGGGGGAGCCGCAAATCCTCTGGGGTTGGGCAAAAATCAGGCACTTACCTTAGCAGCAGATTTGATCTGGCATTTCTAA
- a CDS encoding APC family permease, protein MAEVTTGEMKPTLGLTGLTSNAMALIAPGAFLWLTFFIQSTTGVTGPSMWMGIVGALVLCSATAVCYAEMAKLYPGTGSSYYFAERAFLNRDRAWRYARLSKFIVGWASHLYYWIYPGVMVGTMGILCGYLVGTIWPNFMSASNPGMFFMMAVAVVFSFAVAYIAHRGISSSTSINLGINVIQITALLVFAVLALGYRLNHPPGSVAYQFDASSGEAYTYEFKTTTAIVAGVSTDTIVRDASGVPLPKLDESGKIVPFHISYAEHDTAGNFLAHPNALSVIRPHKWSWVFIQATVAILILVGFESVTAMGGEAKNAKRDVPIAVIVSLLVQGVMFYFFEYFAANYFLNSGYSMQSATGSAAPIGDMMVVVGDALFGAGRGRIFMLIEAATVFLALIGTTLSCMNTGARVTYAMGKDREVRGHFGLLHNKNLTPHRAIWTLATISAVIGCIAVSLAFGDGGAPAASAISAIPHGFWSSFGYTTHDKMAALPNTLLTVTLASNFGTFLLYALSCTLCIVAYHKHANFSVVRHMLIPLFGLCANLACMSFYLIGPFMGYGTKMEPLLALGIAAVWGLYGGFYFVSSGKAEGKTTLMQTRVPSA, encoded by the coding sequence ATGGCAGAAGTAACCACAGGTGAGATGAAACCCACGCTAGGCCTTACTGGCCTTACCAGCAATGCCATGGCATTGATTGCTCCCGGCGCTTTTCTTTGGCTCACTTTCTTCATTCAATCCACCACGGGAGTTACCGGTCCATCCATGTGGATGGGTATTGTAGGGGCTTTGGTGCTCTGCTCCGCAACGGCTGTTTGTTATGCGGAGATGGCAAAGCTCTATCCTGGAACTGGTAGCTCGTACTACTTTGCAGAACGGGCTTTTCTGAACCGTGATCGCGCGTGGCGATATGCTCGTCTATCCAAGTTCATCGTTGGCTGGGCCTCACACCTCTACTATTGGATCTATCCGGGCGTTATGGTCGGCACCATGGGGATTCTCTGCGGTTATCTGGTCGGCACGATTTGGCCGAACTTTATGAGCGCGTCGAACCCGGGGATGTTCTTCATGATGGCCGTGGCCGTTGTCTTTTCGTTTGCGGTGGCCTATATCGCTCATCGGGGCATCAGTAGTTCGACTTCGATCAATCTTGGGATCAATGTCATTCAGATCACGGCGCTGCTGGTATTCGCTGTTCTTGCGCTGGGTTATCGTCTCAATCATCCGCCGGGGTCAGTGGCTTACCAGTTCGACGCAAGCTCTGGTGAGGCTTATACCTATGAGTTCAAGACCACGACCGCTATCGTCGCGGGTGTTTCGACTGACACTATCGTTCGCGATGCTAGCGGAGTTCCGCTACCCAAACTCGATGAGTCAGGCAAGATCGTACCCTTCCACATCAGCTATGCGGAGCATGATACCGCCGGCAACTTTCTCGCCCATCCTAATGCGCTCTCTGTCATACGTCCGCACAAGTGGAGTTGGGTCTTCATTCAGGCTACCGTTGCTATTCTTATCCTTGTCGGTTTCGAGTCTGTTACAGCCATGGGAGGCGAAGCGAAGAACGCAAAGCGCGATGTTCCTATCGCCGTTATCGTCTCGCTTCTTGTCCAAGGAGTAATGTTCTACTTCTTTGAATACTTCGCGGCTAATTACTTTCTCAACAGCGGTTACAGCATGCAGAGCGCGACTGGTTCTGCTGCTCCCATCGGTGACATGATGGTGGTTGTTGGCGACGCACTCTTTGGCGCAGGTCGTGGACGTATCTTCATGCTCATTGAGGCTGCTACGGTCTTCCTCGCTCTCATTGGGACCACGCTTTCCTGCATGAATACAGGCGCGCGAGTCACCTACGCGATGGGCAAGGACCGTGAGGTTCGTGGCCACTTTGGCCTGTTGCATAACAAGAATCTCACGCCACATCGAGCCATTTGGACACTTGCTACGATCTCCGCCGTCATTGGTTGTATCGCCGTGTCGCTGGCTTTTGGTGATGGTGGTGCACCTGCTGCCTCTGCGATCTCCGCAATCCCACATGGCTTCTGGTCAAGTTTTGGTTACACCACGCACGATAAAATGGCTGCATTGCCCAACACGCTTTTGACCGTAACGCTTGCATCGAACTTTGGCACGTTCCTTCTCTATGCTCTTAGTTGCACGCTTTGTATTGTGGCTTATCACAAGCATGCAAACTTTAGCGTCGTCCGTCATATGCTGATCCCGCTCTTTGGCCTTTGTGCCAACCTTGCCTGCATGTCCTTCTATCTGATCGGTCCTTTCATGGGGTATGGCACCAAGATGGAGCCATTGCTTGCCCTTGGCATCGCTGCGGTCTGGGGTCTTTATGGGGGCTTCTACTTTGTTAGCTCGGGTAAGGCTGAGGGCAAGACAACGCTTATGCAAACCCGGGTTCCATCGGCGTAA
- a CDS encoding PP2C family protein-serine/threonine phosphatase, producing the protein MLDLEFAELSDCGRSREHNEDFVGHVLPTSAAQVQSQGWLFALADGVGGHAQGEVASRLAIETILAGFRKIPKGVMHASLLPRLVQDANAAVYDAGHAAKSKGARMGTTLVACALRFDSAVIAHVGDSRCYLFRNGAGGPLTRDHTMADEQFRLGILSQAEAKEGDSRHILTRCLGNDLFVAADTITVNVIPGDVILLCSDGLHGYAPDAAILHILNAYPDLDQAAAALIAAANNAGGHDNVSVQLIRVRTVERMGLYRGRPYRLL; encoded by the coding sequence ATGCTTGATCTTGAATTTGCAGAGCTTTCCGACTGTGGTCGCAGCCGTGAGCATAACGAAGACTTCGTCGGCCATGTCCTGCCGACGTCTGCTGCGCAGGTCCAGTCCCAGGGGTGGCTCTTCGCTCTTGCGGACGGAGTTGGCGGCCACGCACAGGGGGAGGTGGCTTCGCGTCTGGCGATCGAGACCATCCTTGCAGGGTTTCGCAAGATTCCGAAGGGAGTCATGCACGCCTCGCTGCTTCCGCGTCTTGTGCAGGATGCGAACGCGGCGGTTTATGATGCTGGGCACGCAGCGAAATCCAAAGGTGCTCGGATGGGCACAACGCTGGTGGCTTGCGCCTTGCGTTTTGACTCTGCTGTGATCGCGCATGTCGGCGATTCGCGCTGCTATCTGTTTCGCAACGGCGCTGGTGGGCCGCTCACGCGTGATCATACGATGGCAGACGAACAGTTTCGCCTCGGTATCCTCTCTCAAGCTGAGGCAAAAGAGGGGGATAGTCGGCACATCCTTACTCGGTGTCTGGGGAATGATCTCTTTGTCGCTGCCGATACGATTACCGTCAATGTTATTCCGGGTGATGTCATTCTGCTTTGCTCCGATGGTCTACATGGCTACGCACCGGATGCGGCTATTTTGCATATATTGAATGCGTACCCGGACCTTGACCAGGCAGCGGCGGCACTTATCGCTGCTGCCAATAATGCTGGCGGACATGATAATGTCAGCGTGCAACTTATCCGCGTTCGCACGGTAGAACGAATGGGTCTCTACCGCGGACGCCCTTATCGACTGCTCTAA
- a CDS encoding serine/threonine-protein kinase, with translation MLVPNLSIHPGDQLDHYRLESIVATSGMATVFRAIDSLTGQQVAIKVPHPEVESDPAMFERFQREAEIGTKLDHPGVMKVYPNPDRTQVYMVMEWLEGRLLRQILNEEKKLSADRAAKLIVGICHALEYIHANGVVHRDLKPENIMVDSLDNIRLIDFGIAANAGARRLTFANFSQNLGTPDYISPEQVRGKRGDARSDIYSLGVMLYEMLTGSVPFSGPNPFAVMNDRLLNQPRPPMELESSITPQMQEILYRALEREPKNRYASAREFAHDLQHQDEVGVAARPDSAKWEKRRSPESRRVLLYVAFALIPLLIFALLLVVSRHH, from the coding sequence ATGCTCGTTCCCAACCTGAGTATCCATCCCGGCGATCAGCTTGATCACTACCGACTCGAGAGCATCGTCGCGACGAGCGGTATGGCCACTGTCTTTCGCGCCATCGACTCGCTGACTGGCCAACAGGTCGCTATCAAGGTTCCTCATCCCGAGGTCGAGAGTGATCCGGCGATGTTCGAGCGGTTTCAGCGTGAGGCAGAGATTGGGACCAAGCTGGATCATCCTGGGGTGATGAAGGTCTATCCGAATCCAGATCGAACCCAGGTGTATATGGTGATGGAGTGGTTAGAGGGAAGGCTTCTACGCCAGATATTGAACGAGGAGAAAAAGCTTTCTGCCGATCGAGCTGCGAAGTTGATTGTCGGCATCTGTCATGCGCTCGAATACATTCATGCGAATGGTGTTGTCCATCGTGACCTGAAGCCAGAAAATATCATGGTCGATTCTCTGGATAATATTCGGCTCATCGACTTTGGCATTGCAGCCAATGCCGGAGCGCGGCGACTTACCTTTGCCAATTTCTCTCAGAATCTTGGCACTCCGGATTATATTTCTCCCGAGCAGGTGCGCGGAAAGCGTGGCGATGCACGCAGTGATATTTATTCGCTTGGAGTGATGCTGTACGAGATGCTTACTGGCTCCGTGCCGTTCTCCGGTCCAAACCCATTTGCGGTGATGAACGATCGGCTGCTCAATCAGCCCCGACCACCGATGGAGCTTGAGTCGAGCATTACTCCACAGATGCAGGAGATACTCTACCGTGCGCTGGAGCGCGAGCCTAAGAATCGGTACGCAAGTGCTCGCGAATTCGCACACGATCTGCAACATCAGGATGAGGTAGGGGTCGCCGCTCGACCAGATTCAGCGAAATGGGAGAAGCGAAGATCTCCAGAATCGCGCCGTGTACTGCTTTATGTGGCGTTCGCACTGATTCCTTTGCTGATCTTTGCATTGCTTCTGGTGGTTTCCCGGCACCACTAA
- a CDS encoding ammonium transporter gives MSFVLCLLCVMLVPLAAAGLSLIHKGLGRSRSAAHAMLATLCTLAVTAIVFVVFGFSWAGTAGGAAHAFNLHSTQWNWIGAEPFLAHGVRFDGSSESLVLCLQMFTVGLAGIIPISAGTDRWRLAPICLSSALLAGFIYPFFAHWVWGGGWLAQLGSNFSLGSGFVDGGGSGTIQVVGGLTALSAAWILGPRRGKYTEDGIATAIPGHNIVLVLFGCILALVGWIGLNCAGSILFYGIDTAQTVLIVINTMLSASAACLTAVVTTQLRYSKPDASLSANGWIGGLVASSAGCAFVSPGAAILIGLVAGILVTYLIEICELKLYVDDPGGAISVHAGAGLWGLVAMGIFGHIGSHSSNGQLLAQLVGVATLLGCMLPLILAGYWLLNRILPYRVDSSGDWQGMDIRELGAGAYPEFVIHADEFVPR, from the coding sequence ATGAGCTTTGTGCTATGTCTGCTCTGCGTAATGCTTGTACCGCTGGCAGCGGCCGGCCTTTCCTTGATTCATAAAGGTCTTGGACGATCGCGAAGTGCCGCCCACGCGATGCTCGCAACCCTCTGCACACTTGCAGTAACAGCAATTGTCTTTGTAGTCTTCGGCTTTTCATGGGCCGGTACAGCAGGTGGAGCGGCACATGCGTTCAACCTCCACAGCACGCAATGGAACTGGATCGGCGCAGAACCCTTTCTCGCGCATGGAGTTCGTTTCGACGGATCGTCAGAATCACTCGTGCTGTGTCTTCAGATGTTTACGGTTGGATTAGCCGGAATCATCCCAATCAGTGCAGGGACTGACCGCTGGAGATTAGCTCCGATATGTCTCTCGAGCGCTCTGCTGGCAGGCTTTATCTATCCATTCTTTGCGCACTGGGTCTGGGGCGGAGGATGGTTGGCGCAACTCGGTTCGAACTTCAGCCTAGGATCAGGATTTGTCGATGGCGGAGGCTCTGGCACGATTCAAGTTGTCGGCGGACTCACTGCACTGTCGGCCGCATGGATACTTGGACCACGTCGAGGAAAATACACCGAAGATGGAATCGCGACCGCGATCCCTGGACACAACATCGTGTTGGTACTCTTCGGCTGCATCCTCGCATTGGTCGGATGGATAGGCTTGAACTGCGCCGGATCGATCTTGTTCTATGGCATCGATACAGCACAAACAGTCCTTATCGTGATCAACACCATGCTATCGGCCTCCGCAGCATGCCTCACAGCCGTAGTAACGACGCAACTACGCTATAGCAAACCGGACGCCTCACTCAGTGCGAATGGCTGGATAGGTGGGCTAGTCGCAAGCAGTGCCGGATGTGCCTTTGTCTCGCCTGGAGCGGCCATCCTCATTGGATTAGTTGCAGGCATCCTGGTCACTTATTTGATAGAGATATGCGAGCTGAAACTCTACGTAGACGATCCCGGGGGAGCAATCTCTGTTCATGCTGGAGCCGGACTCTGGGGACTGGTTGCGATGGGAATATTTGGCCACATCGGTTCGCACTCATCGAATGGACAACTGCTGGCCCAACTTGTCGGCGTAGCGACGCTGCTGGGATGTATGCTGCCCTTGATCCTCGCAGGATACTGGCTCTTGAATCGCATCCTTCCTTACAGAGTTGACTCGTCCGGGGATTGGCAGGGTATGGATATCCGCGAGCTCGGCGCCGGAGCCTATCCCGAGTTCGTCATCCATGCCGATGAATTCGTGCCCCGATAA